The DNA window AGTTCAATCCCATTTTTCCTAAACCGATAATTCCAATTTCCATTGAAAATCCTCCTCTTTTTAAAAAAGAATATTTTTCTTTATTTAGTTAATTGTATCAAATATTTTTCCATACGCAACATGTTATTCTATAATAGACTTATATTATTAAAAGAAACGAGGCGCGGATCATGAAACAACAGCAATTTGCGCTGGCTGCCATTCGCGGTAGTTACCGCCATTTTAGTGAAAAAGAAAAAAAGATTGCCGACTATGTATTACATGACCCAAAGAATATTATCCATTTGACGATCAATCAAATTGCGGATGAATTAGGACTCGCGGAATCCACCATTTTTCGCTTTTGCCAACGCATCGGCTTTAAAGGGTTTCAAGCTTTCAAAATTTCACTTGCTGCGGAAGTTGTCGCACCTTTAAAAGATATTCATGAAAAAATTGAAGAAGGCGATAGCATTAGCGCTGTCACCGAAAAGGTTTTCCGCTCTAATATCAAAACGCTCGAAGATACGCTTCAAATTGTTGATGCGGAAGCGATGGAGCAAGCTACACGTAAATTAATGAGCGCTCGAAAAATCGATTTTTATGGAAACGGTGGATCTGCGATGGTCGCTATGGATGGTTATCATAAATTTGTCCGTCTAGGCCTTCAAGTTTCCATGAATTTAGATTCTCATATGCAGTTGATGGCTGCTTCTCAGCTGCAATCTGATGATGTGGCGATTGTGATTTCTCATTCGGGTTCAACGACTGATGTGCTCGATGTCCTTCGGGTATTGAAAGAAAAAGGCGTCACAATTATTTCTGTCACGAATTTCGCGAAATCCCCGCTATCTAAAGAAGCCGATATCGCCCTTTATACAGTTTCAGAAGAAACCGACTTCCGTTCAGAAGCACTGTCTTCACGAATTGCGCAACTCAGTTTGATCGATGCTCTTTACACCAACTTGATGATTCTCCGTGGCGACGACGGAAAAAAAGCACTTCAAGACATGCGTGAAGCAATGTCCCATAGACGTTTATAGAAACAAAAACCCATTCCTTTTTTTGAGGAATGGGTTTTTTCGTTTATCTAAGCAGATGTATTGACACTTCTACTCATCTTGCTATAAATTAATAAGATGAATTCCGATAGACTTTATAGGGATTTAATTCCCCTGGAAATGAGAGGTACGTTATGAAAGCTTTGTGGACTAACTATTTGAATACTTCATTGATTGTAAAAATTACAATTGCACTCATACTCGGCGTTGCCGTTGGCGTGATATTCGGAGAACAAGCAGCTGTATTAGCGCCCTTGGGCGACTTGTTGCTTAATTTATTGACCTTATTAATCGTTCCATTGATCTTATTCACAATGATGGTCGGGATTAACCAATCTTCTATTGGCGATCTTGGACGAATGGGTGGAAAAGTATTTATTTATTACACTTTAAGTTCTGCGTTCGCCATTATTGTGGGTCTCACAGTAGCTAGTTTGTTACAGCCTGGTTTGGGAATGGAACTGCAAGGCAACGAAACTTTTGATGTGCCGGAAAACCCAGGAATCGTCAGCGTGCTGTTGAACATTGTGCCATCTAATATTTTCACGGCCTTTGCTGATCTTAATTTACTGGGTATTATTTTTATTGCTTTTGCTTTTGGTATTGCGTTGTCTTATATGCGCAATTCGACTGAATTGGAAAGCTTGGGCGAGCATTTGTACAAAACCGTTAATGCATTAAATGAAATGACACTGCTCGTGTTAAAAGCAGTTCTTCAATATGTACCAATCGGTATTTTTGCGATTATGGCAAAAACTGTTGGAAATCAAGGCTTAGATACGCTTGTCTCTTTAGGCGAGATGGTCGGAGTGCTCTACATTGCTATACTGGTTCAAATTGCACTTTATGTCCTGCTGTTATTAGCATTCAAAGTAAATCCACTTAGCTTTTTCAAACAAGCACGTACACCGATGCTGACGGCATTTGTTACACAAAGCAGTTCTGGTACATTGCCATTAACGTTGAATGCTGCGAAAAACTTAGGTCTATCTAAAAGCTTATACGGCTTTAGTTTGCCGCTCGGTGCGACAATTAACATGGACGGCGCAGCCATTCGAATTGCGGTTTCAGCCGTTTTTGCTGCGAATCTTGTAGGTGATCCGCTCAGCCTTACTGAAATGTTAATGGTTGTTCTTATTGGTACGCTTGCATCTGTCGGAACTGCGGGCGTTCCTGGGGCTGGTATTGTCATGATTGCGACCGTCTTTGTTCAGTTAGGTTTACCGATCGAAGCTGTCGCGTTGCTAACTGCAATAGACGCATTAGTCGGAATGGGTGCAACAGGACTTAACGTTACAGGAGACTTAGTCGGCACTACCATCATTGATAAAAACGAAAAGAAACAACAAGCGGCTTAACAAATAACCCCCTTAACATGAGTATGTTCTCACGTTAAGGGGGTTTTCAAACATCATAAAAAACTCATTATTTGTCTGCTCTTTCGATTTCCGCTATCCTTTAAAAGAGTATAGTAAAGGAGATGGCATTCTTGACTACAATTGGATTTGTACGACATGGCATCACAGATTGGAACATACAAGGCATCGCACAGGGCTCTGCGGATATTCCACTTAATGATACTGGAAAGCAACAAGCAGAGGCACTTGCCGAACGCTTGGCTGGAGAAGGTCAATGGGACAGAATTATCTCAAGCGACTTGTCCCGTGCAAAAGAAACAGCGGAAATCATTGGCCACAAACTCAATTTGCCAGTTAGTCATTTTGATGTTCGGTTGCGCGAAAGAAGTGGTGGTAAAATCGAAGGCACGACAGAGCAAGAACGCATTGAAAAATGGGGAACTGAATGGAGAAATCTCGACTTAGCTATGGAAAATTTGGACGATGCAGCAAATAGAGGAATTTCTTGCGTTGAAGATGTTTTGGACCAGTTTAACGGACAACGCATCTTGCTTGTGAGTCACGGTGCATTGATTGGATTGACGTTAAAAAAACTCTTACCTGAAAAATTTAAAGAAACATCTCTAGACAATACATCCATTACGATTTTAACGAATGCTGAAAATAAATGGGATTGCTCACTGTATAATTGTACCATCCATTTAGCTAAAAGCGAAAGTTATTGATTGCTGGCGTAACTTGCTTGTTCAGTTACATCAACAGTCCATGAAACCACGGTCGTGCTATCACGAACGTGGTTTTTTTCGATTGTTTTCAGTAAGTTAGTTACGCCATCCGTTACTGTAGTCGTTGATACAAGCTGCGAAATGCTCTTAGGCTCTGCAAATACATCACCAGGGCATTCGACAAGTCCATCTGTCGTTAGCAAGAGCTGATTTTTCCCTCTACGCAATTCACGAATTCCACTACTAAAACACGGCACAGATTTTTCAAACGTGTTCACTTTTCCTATCCATTCGTAAAATTGACGCTGATTGATTTGGTATTGATCGAATGCGGCTAGTTCCGGATGGAATACATACAATAGGCAATCTCCAACGGAAAACCAATAAAGATATTTTCCTTTTCGGATGGCGATTAAGAGGGCTGTCTCTCCTTGTATATGACGACATTTCTCCAAAAATTCTTGTTCGAGAACCAGCGCTAGTAAAGCTGTTTCTAGACTTTTAAAAAGCTCACCATTTATTCGATTTGATAGCAAAGAAGTAAGAACCTCTTTATTCTTTTCCAACTGTTCAGTGACGAGCTCAGCACTTTTTGCTGAATGATGCGCATCTAAAACCGCAACAAACTCCCAGTTCTCTTCTCGACTAAGCCAAATCAAGCATCCGTCTTCGTTTTTAGTTTGACCAGAAGCAGAGTTCCCACCAAATCGACCAAGCGTAATATGCTGAACTGAAAGGACGTCTACTTTATCAATAAAAGAGTTCTCACTCCCTATCCAGCTTATGGCTTTTAATTGCTTATCCATTTACAGCACCTCTCTTTCACTATTGATATAAGTATAAGTCAGCATTAGAAAGTTGGATAGAAAACTTCACGTCCTCTGCCTCACAGACATCTACTTGACGAATATGATAAAGTTAACAACAGTTAGCTACTCATATTCGTACAAAAAACTATCGCCGACACTTGGTAGTGAGTTGGTTATCACAAAAGTTGGTGGTCTTGTTGAAGCCATAACTACAAATAATTTGGATAAACAGATAGCTTAATTGGGCTGTCTGTTTCTTCTATCATTCTTCACCTCTTCTCCTCATTACAACTATCGCTTAGCAAGGAGCTACTCACTATGAACAATTCAAAACCAGCTTTATGGACAAGAGATTTTATCCTCACTTCTATAGTGAATTTCTTTTTAATCCTCATTTTCTATTTGCTGATGGTCACCATTGCTGTCTATGCGGTCAATGAATACGGTGCATCAACGAGTGAAGCTGGACTCGTTACAGGAATTTTCATATTAGGTGCATTAACTGGCCGGATCTTTATTGGTCGCAGCATCGATAAGATTGGCCGTAAAAAAACTTTACTCATTGGGACAACATTATTTACGTTGACGACTTTTTTCTACTTTTTGAATCTTGGATTGCCATTCTTAATGGCCAACCGTTTTCTTCACGGTATGACGCTAGGAATGGCGAGTACTGCTGCAGGAACCATCGTTGCGCAAATTATACCGATGACCCGCAAAGGTGAAGGCATCGGCTATTTTAGTATGAGTTCTACATTGGCCGCGGCTTTTGGTCCGTTTATTGGGTTAATGCTGAGTCAGTACAGTAGCTATGAAATGATTTTCACGGTCTGTTTAGCCCTTGGTGTAATCAGTCTCGTCATTTCATCATTAGTCTATGTACCACCCGTCGAAGCGCCTCCGAACCCAAACCTTACGAAAGGGTTTAAGGTTTCAGAATTTATTGAGCCAAAAGCAGTTCCAATCGCCATTATTTGTTTAGTAATCTCACTTTGCTATTCTAGCGTACTGTCATTCATTAACTTTTATGCGATGGAAGAAAACCTTGTACAAGCCGCCAGTTATTTCTTCCTTGTTTATGCGATTTCAATACTAATATCGCGCCCCTTTACAGGACGACTCATGGATTTAAAAGGCGCAAATTTTATCATGTACCCAGCATTCGTCCTTTTTGCATCAGGTCTATTTTTATTGAATATTTCTAACAGTAGCACTGGTTTATTAGTCGCTGGTGCATTGATTGGATTTGGTTTTGGTAATATGCAATCAACCACACAAGCTGTGGCGATTAAGCTGACACCTACTCATCGCATGGGACTTGCCACATCAACGTTTTTCATCGCAATGGACACGGGGTTAGGATTTGGTCCTTACCTTCTTGGCTTTATCATTCCGATGATCGGTTATAACTCACTTTATGGATTTTTGGGCTTTGTTGTACTTGCTACTGCATTTTTATATTATGTATTGCACGGCAAAAAAGAACGTGCAGATGCAGTTGAATTGGGCTATAAATAAATCGATAAATTACTCCATCAAAAAACGCTTAACCTTTTTAGGTTAGGCGTTTTCACATTTCATTGTTCTTTTTTGAGCCTAGCAACTTCACTCTCAAGAAAATCTATGCGTTTATGAATTCGATAAAAAATTGGTAAATACGCTAA is part of the Planococcus sp. PAMC 21323 genome and encodes:
- a CDS encoding MurR/RpiR family transcriptional regulator, which codes for MKQQQFALAAIRGSYRHFSEKEKKIADYVLHDPKNIIHLTINQIADELGLAESTIFRFCQRIGFKGFQAFKISLAAEVVAPLKDIHEKIEEGDSISAVTEKVFRSNIKTLEDTLQIVDAEAMEQATRKLMSARKIDFYGNGGSAMVAMDGYHKFVRLGLQVSMNLDSHMQLMAASQLQSDDVAIVISHSGSTTDVLDVLRVLKEKGVTIISVTNFAKSPLSKEADIALYTVSEETDFRSEALSSRIAQLSLIDALYTNLMILRGDDGKKALQDMREAMSHRRL
- a CDS encoding MFS transporter gives rise to the protein MNNSKPALWTRDFILTSIVNFFLILIFYLLMVTIAVYAVNEYGASTSEAGLVTGIFILGALTGRIFIGRSIDKIGRKKTLLIGTTLFTLTTFFYFLNLGLPFLMANRFLHGMTLGMASTAAGTIVAQIIPMTRKGEGIGYFSMSSTLAAAFGPFIGLMLSQYSSYEMIFTVCLALGVISLVISSLVYVPPVEAPPNPNLTKGFKVSEFIEPKAVPIAIICLVISLCYSSVLSFINFYAMEENLVQAASYFFLVYAISILISRPFTGRLMDLKGANFIMYPAFVLFASGLFLLNISNSSTGLLVAGALIGFGFGNMQSTTQAVAIKLTPTHRMGLATSTFFIAMDTGLGFGPYLLGFIIPMIGYNSLYGFLGFVVLATAFLYYVLHGKKERADAVELGYK
- a CDS encoding histidine phosphatase family protein, whose translation is MTTIGFVRHGITDWNIQGIAQGSADIPLNDTGKQQAEALAERLAGEGQWDRIISSDLSRAKETAEIIGHKLNLPVSHFDVRLRERSGGKIEGTTEQERIEKWGTEWRNLDLAMENLDDAANRGISCVEDVLDQFNGQRILLVSHGALIGLTLKKLLPEKFKETSLDNTSITILTNAENKWDCSLYNCTIHLAKSESY
- a CDS encoding protein phosphatase 2C domain-containing protein yields the protein MDKQLKAISWIGSENSFIDKVDVLSVQHITLGRFGGNSASGQTKNEDGCLIWLSREENWEFVAVLDAHHSAKSAELVTEQLEKNKEVLTSLLSNRINGELFKSLETALLALVLEQEFLEKCRHIQGETALLIAIRKGKYLYWFSVGDCLLYVFHPELAAFDQYQINQRQFYEWIGKVNTFEKSVPCFSSGIRELRRGKNQLLLTTDGLVECPGDVFAEPKSISQLVSTTTVTDGVTNLLKTIEKNHVRDSTTVVSWTVDVTEQASYASNQ
- a CDS encoding dicarboxylate/amino acid:cation symporter, yielding MKALWTNYLNTSLIVKITIALILGVAVGVIFGEQAAVLAPLGDLLLNLLTLLIVPLILFTMMVGINQSSIGDLGRMGGKVFIYYTLSSAFAIIVGLTVASLLQPGLGMELQGNETFDVPENPGIVSVLLNIVPSNIFTAFADLNLLGIIFIAFAFGIALSYMRNSTELESLGEHLYKTVNALNEMTLLVLKAVLQYVPIGIFAIMAKTVGNQGLDTLVSLGEMVGVLYIAILVQIALYVLLLLAFKVNPLSFFKQARTPMLTAFVTQSSSGTLPLTLNAAKNLGLSKSLYGFSLPLGATINMDGAAIRIAVSAVFAANLVGDPLSLTEMLMVVLIGTLASVGTAGVPGAGIVMIATVFVQLGLPIEAVALLTAIDALVGMGATGLNVTGDLVGTTIIDKNEKKQQAA